One segment of Streptomyces sp. TG1A-8 DNA contains the following:
- the sufU gene encoding Fe-S cluster assembly sulfur transfer protein SufU, translating into MKLDSMYQEVILDHYKNPHGRGLRDGDAEVHHVNPTCGDEITLRVKYDGTTIEDVSYEGQGCSISQASASVLNELLVGKDVSEAQRIQETFLELMQSKGRIEPDDAMEDVLEDAVAFAGVSKYPARVKCALLSWMAWKDATAQALGGAEAERKTA; encoded by the coding sequence GTGAAGCTGGACTCCATGTACCAGGAAGTCATCCTGGACCACTACAAGAACCCGCACGGGCGTGGTCTCCGGGACGGCGACGCCGAGGTGCACCACGTGAACCCGACGTGTGGCGACGAGATCACCCTCCGGGTGAAGTACGACGGCACGACCATCGAGGACGTCTCGTACGAGGGCCAGGGCTGTTCCATCAGCCAGGCATCGGCGTCCGTCCTCAACGAACTCCTCGTCGGCAAGGACGTGTCCGAGGCGCAGCGGATCCAGGAGACCTTCCTGGAGCTGATGCAGTCCAAGGGCCGGATCGAGCCGGACGACGCGATGGAGGACGTCCTGGAGGACGCCGTGGCGTTCGCCGGCGTCTCCAAGTACCCCGCCCGGGTGAAGTGCGCCCTGCTGAGCTGGATGGCGTGGAAGGACGCGACGGCCCAGGCGCTGGGCGGCGCCGAGGCCGAAAGGAAGACGGCATGA
- the dapD gene encoding 2,3,4,5-tetrahydropyridine-2,6-dicarboxylate N-succinyltransferase, which produces MTDSTASRTTGAVAAGLATIASDGTVLDTWFPAPELVAEPGPSGTERLSAEQAAQQLGGGATAAIGPDARRGVEVVAVRTVIASLDEKPLDAHDVYLRLHLLSHRLVKPHGQSLDGIFGHLANVAWTSLGPVAVDDVEKVRLNVRAEGLHLQVTSIDKFPRMTDYVAPKGVRIADADRVRLGAHLAEGTTVMHEGFVNFNAGTLGTSMVEGRISAGVVVGDGSDIGGGASTMGTLSGGGDVIISIGERCLVGAEAGVGIALGDECVVEAGLYVTAGTRVTMPDGQIVKARELNGASNILFRRNSVTGVVEARPNNAVWGGLNDILHSHN; this is translated from the coding sequence ATGACCGACTCGACTGCTTCTCGCACCACCGGCGCCGTCGCCGCCGGCCTCGCCACCATCGCCTCCGACGGCACCGTTCTCGACACCTGGTTCCCCGCCCCCGAGCTGGTGGCGGAGCCGGGCCCCTCCGGCACCGAGCGCCTCTCCGCCGAGCAGGCCGCACAGCAGCTCGGCGGCGGCGCGACCGCGGCCATCGGCCCGGACGCCCGCCGGGGGGTCGAGGTGGTCGCGGTCCGTACGGTCATCGCCTCGCTCGACGAGAAGCCGCTCGACGCGCACGACGTCTACCTGCGCCTGCACCTGCTCTCGCACCGCCTGGTCAAGCCGCACGGCCAGAGCCTGGACGGCATCTTCGGACACCTCGCCAACGTCGCCTGGACCTCGCTCGGCCCGGTCGCCGTGGACGACGTCGAGAAGGTCCGGCTGAACGTCCGCGCCGAGGGCCTGCACCTCCAGGTCACCTCGATCGACAAGTTCCCGCGCATGACGGACTACGTCGCCCCCAAGGGCGTCCGCATCGCCGACGCCGACCGGGTCCGCCTGGGCGCGCACCTCGCCGAGGGCACCACGGTCATGCACGAGGGCTTCGTCAACTTCAACGCCGGCACGCTCGGCACGTCCATGGTCGAGGGCCGCATCTCCGCGGGCGTCGTGGTCGGCGACGGCTCGGACATCGGCGGCGGCGCGTCCACCATGGGCACGCTGTCCGGCGGCGGCGACGTGATCATCTCGATCGGCGAGCGCTGCCTGGTCGGCGCCGAGGCGGGCGTCGGCATCGCGCTGGGCGACGAGTGCGTGGTCGAGGCCGGCCTGTACGTCACCGCGGGCACCCGCGTCACCATGCCCGACGGCCAGATCGTCAAGGCGCGCGAGCTGAACGGCGCGTCCAACATCCTCTTCCGCCGCAACTCGGTGACCGGCGTGGTCGAGGCCCGCCCGAACAACGCGGTGTGGGGCGGCCTGAACGACATCCTGCACAGCCACAACTGA
- a CDS encoding metal-sulfur cluster assembly factor, translated as MTDTAEMKPASEEELREALMDVVDPELGIDVVNLGLIYGIHVDDANIATVDMTLTSAACPLTDVIEDQARSATDGLVSELRINWVWMPPWGPDKITDDGREQLRALGFNV; from the coding sequence ATGACCGACACCGCTGAGATGAAGCCGGCCTCGGAGGAGGAACTCCGCGAGGCCCTGATGGACGTGGTCGACCCCGAGCTGGGCATCGACGTCGTCAACCTCGGCCTCATCTACGGCATCCACGTCGACGACGCGAACATCGCGACCGTCGACATGACCCTGACCTCCGCGGCCTGCCCGCTGACGGACGTCATCGAGGACCAGGCCAGGTCCGCCACGGACGGCCTCGTCAGCGAGTTGCGCATCAACTGGGTCTGGATGCCGCCGTGGGGCCCCGACAAGATCACGGACGACGGCCGCGAGCAGCTCCGGGCGCTCGGGTTCAACGTCTGA
- a CDS encoding DUF3618 domain-containing protein: MTDRIPHGSGAKGPDELRQQIERTRHELGDTVAELVGRTDVKGRALARAADLRDKAGAMTVQLRTSAAQAGHAVQHKVARTGHAVQDRAGHVGRAARDTVPEPLRDVLRTGPRRPGPFVAAGVLGPAAAAAGFVWGRRRRCA; the protein is encoded by the coding sequence ATGACGGACAGGATCCCGCACGGTTCGGGCGCCAAGGGCCCCGACGAGCTGCGGCAGCAGATCGAGCGGACCAGGCACGAGCTCGGCGACACCGTGGCCGAGCTGGTCGGCAGGACCGATGTGAAGGGCCGGGCGCTGGCCCGGGCCGCCGACCTCAGGGACAAGGCCGGGGCCATGACGGTGCAGCTGCGCACCAGTGCCGCCCAGGCGGGGCACGCCGTGCAGCACAAGGTGGCCAGGACCGGCCACGCGGTGCAGGACCGGGCCGGGCACGTGGGCCGCGCCGCGCGGGACACCGTCCCCGAGCCCCTGCGCGACGTGCTGCGGACGGGTCCGCGCCGCCCGGGTCCGTTCGTGGCCGCGGGCGTCCTGGGGCCCGCCGCGGCGGCCGCGGGCTTCGTGTGGGGCCGGCGGCGCCGCTGTGCGTGA
- a CDS encoding endonuclease/exonuclease/phosphatase family protein, which translates to MPSRSSTRLAALTVAAVCSAAAASQIVVLPTPAHADSVRVHDVQGTTRTSPFAGQKVTDVPGVVTATRTYGSSKGFWLQDTAPDDDPATSEGVFVFTSSTPKVAVGDAVTVTGTVSEYVPGGASSGNQSVTEITKPVTTTVSTGNAVPAPVVIDEDAVPDVYAPAGDPAAAGSVNGLTLDPSAYALDYYESLEGMNVQVSDARVVTATDPYSELWVTVKPDEHRSRRGGTVYGSYDSQNTGRLQIQSLGPTAGFPVANVGDTLQGATTGPMDYNQFGGYTLVASGLGTLRSAGLERETTRKQSGRELAVATYNVENLDPSDATFEAHAAAIVHNLQSPDIVSLEEIQDDNGATDDGTVDASATVGKLIDAIVAAGGPRYDWRSIDPVNDQDGGEPGGNIRQVFLFNPQRVSFTDRAGGGSTTAVGVTKVHGKARLTASPGRIDPANAAWNNSRKPLVGEFVFRGETVFVIANHLNSKGGDQGLTGQYQPPVRSSEVQRHAQAAEVNAFVGDILSAQGNADVIALGDMNDFEFSGTARILEGHGELWSAIKSLPRDERYTYDYQGNEQVLDQILISPAIRRGSGFEYDSVHVNSEFHDQISDHDPQVLRFRP; encoded by the coding sequence TTGCCGAGCAGGTCTTCCACGCGCCTCGCCGCGCTCACCGTCGCCGCCGTCTGCAGCGCGGCGGCAGCCAGCCAGATAGTCGTCCTCCCCACCCCCGCACACGCCGATTCGGTGCGCGTCCACGACGTCCAGGGCACCACCCGCACCTCGCCGTTCGCCGGCCAGAAGGTGACCGACGTGCCCGGCGTCGTCACGGCCACGCGCACCTACGGCTCCTCCAAGGGGTTCTGGCTCCAGGACACGGCCCCGGACGACGACCCGGCCACCAGCGAGGGCGTGTTCGTCTTCACCAGCTCCACGCCGAAGGTCGCGGTGGGCGACGCGGTCACGGTGACCGGCACGGTCTCCGAGTACGTCCCCGGCGGCGCCTCCAGCGGCAACCAGTCGGTCACGGAGATCACCAAGCCGGTGACCACCACCGTTTCCACCGGCAACGCGGTCCCGGCGCCGGTCGTCATCGACGAGGACGCGGTCCCGGACGTGTACGCCCCCGCGGGCGACCCGGCCGCGGCCGGTTCCGTCAACGGCCTGACCCTGGACCCGTCGGCCTACGCCCTGGACTACTACGAGTCCCTGGAGGGCATGAACGTCCAGGTCTCCGACGCCCGGGTGGTCACCGCCACCGATCCATACAGCGAGCTGTGGGTGACGGTGAAGCCGGACGAGCACCGCAGCCGCCGCGGCGGCACGGTCTACGGCTCCTACGACTCCCAGAACACCGGCCGGCTGCAGATCCAGTCGCTGGGCCCGACCGCCGGCTTCCCGGTGGCGAACGTCGGCGACACCCTGCAGGGCGCCACCACGGGCCCGATGGACTACAACCAGTTCGGCGGCTACACCCTCGTCGCGAGCGGGCTCGGCACCCTGAGGAGCGCCGGTCTGGAGCGCGAGACGACCCGGAAGCAGTCCGGCCGCGAGCTGGCGGTGGCGACGTACAACGTCGAGAACCTCGACCCATCCGACGCCACCTTCGAGGCGCACGCCGCGGCGATCGTGCACAACCTGCAGTCCCCGGACATCGTGTCCCTGGAGGAGATACAGGACGACAACGGCGCCACGGACGACGGCACCGTCGACGCGAGCGCGACGGTCGGCAAGCTGATCGACGCGATCGTCGCGGCGGGCGGCCCGCGGTACGACTGGCGCTCGATCGACCCGGTCAACGACCAGGACGGCGGCGAGCCGGGCGGGAACATCCGCCAGGTGTTCCTGTTCAACCCGCAGCGGGTGTCCTTCACCGACCGCGCGGGCGGCGGCTCCACGACCGCCGTCGGCGTCACCAAGGTGCACGGCAAGGCGCGGCTGACCGCCTCCCCCGGCCGGATCGACCCGGCGAACGCGGCGTGGAACAACAGCCGCAAGCCGCTCGTCGGCGAGTTCGTCTTCCGCGGCGAGACCGTCTTCGTGATCGCCAACCACCTCAACTCCAAGGGCGGCGACCAGGGGCTGACCGGGCAGTACCAGCCGCCGGTGCGCAGCTCGGAGGTCCAGCGCCACGCACAGGCCGCCGAGGTCAACGCGTTCGTGGGGGACATCCTGTCCGCGCAGGGGAACGCGGACGTCATCGCGCTCGGCGACATGAACGACTTCGAGTTCTCCGGGACCGCCCGGATCCTGGAGGGCCACGGCGAGCTGTGGTCGGCGATCAAGTCGCTGCCCCGGGACGAGCGGTACACCTACGACTACCAGGGCAACGAGCAGGTCCTGGACCAGATCCTGATCAGCCCGGCGATCCGGCGCGGCTCCGGCTTCGAGTACGACAGCGTGCACGTCAACTCGGAGTTCCACGACCAGATCAGCGACCACGACCCGCAGGTGCTGCGCTTCCGCCCGTGA